In the genome of Dermacentor variabilis isolate Ectoservices chromosome 5, ASM5094787v1, whole genome shotgun sequence, one region contains:
- the LOC142581788 gene encoding trans-1,2-dihydrobenzene-1,2-diol dehydrogenase-like produces MSNPTRWGVVGAGRISHDFVACLRSMSPEEHKVVAVAGRNFEKAKQFADLHSISKAYSSYEELALDPDVEVAYVGSLHPDHYATSRMLLESGKHVLCEKPLTSSRKDTEALCEVAKEKGLFLMEALWSRFLPTYRRLQEELERGSIGEPRYVHVTAGYPMQGLQRVFRKDLGGSAVLTMGTYTTNLILQAFGPEFPVKITASGDFTDEGVDTVVAGTVMFSGGRLATFAISSIFNMPSTAEIVGTNGTITLDPPSPSPRGMQMPAGRMDSPFPPVGMPLFYEFSAGLRYEAEEVRSCLLRGAKESPLMPHKDSILIASVLDEILKQIGVKF; encoded by the exons ATGAGTAATCCGACTCGATGGGGTGTCGTTGGAGCTGGTCGTATCAGCCACGATTTCGTTGCCTGCCTGCGTAGCATGTCGCCAGAAGAGCACAAG GTTGTAGCTGTTGCAGGAAGGAACTTCGAGAAGGCTAAACAGTTTGCAGACCTCCACAGCATCAGCAAAGCGTACTCCAGCTACGAAGAGCTGGCGTTAGACCCGGACGTTG AGGTGGCGTACGTGGGCAGCCTGCACCCCGACCACTATGCAACTTCGCGCATGCTGCTGGAGAGCGGCAAGCACGTGCTCTGCGAGAAGCCGCTGACCAGCAGCCGAAAAGACACCGAAGCCTTATGCGAGGTGGCCAAGGAGAAGGGGCTCTTCCTCATGGAG GCGCTGTGgagccgcttcctgccgacgtaCCGGCGTTTGCAGGAAGAGCTGGAGCGAGGTTCTATCGGCGAGCCACGCTACGTTCACGTGACCGCAGGCTACCCGATGCAAGGGCTGCAGCGGGTGTTCCGCAAGGATTTAGGCGGCTCCGCAGTGCTCACCATGGGCACGTACACCACAAACCTTATCCTGCAGGCTTTTGGTCCGGAGTTTCCGGTTAAAATTACCGCAAGCGGAGACTTCACCGATGAAG GTGTGGACACTGTCGTTGCCGGCACAGTGATGTTCAGCGGCGGGCGCCTTGCCACTTTCGCAATATCATCTATTTTTAACATGCCATCGACAGCAGAAATCGTCGGAACAAATGGAACCATTACA TTggatccgccgagtccgtctccGAGAGGAATGCAGATGCCGGCTGGACGGATGGACTCTCCCTTCCCGCCTGTCGGCATGCCACTATTTTACGAATTCAGCGCGGGACTTCGCTACGAGGCTGAAGAAGTCAGAAGCTGCTTGCTTCGAG GTGCCAAGGAAAGCCCGCTAATGCCACACAAAGACTCGATCCTTATTGCGTCCGTTTTGGATGAAATTCTTAAACAGATTGGTGTGAAGTTCTAA